A single window of Flavipsychrobacter sp. DNA harbors:
- a CDS encoding biopolymer transporter ExbD, whose protein sequence is MGKHKMPRKSTNVDMTAMCDVAFLLLTFFMLATQFKPDEPVTVVTPNSISEIPIPDNDIMLITVDPDGRVFFTIDNKLVRKELIEKLDEQKGLNLTEQEKTNFAIGASIGVPFNKLKAYLGSDGNQQTEIDKVTAGIPTDTTNYSDRNELALWIKEARYSNPKLRITIKADGKAAYPDIAKVINTLKGWKIFKFNLITGLKAVPEGSAAYRKQQGEG, encoded by the coding sequence ATGGGAAAGCATAAAATGCCACGGAAGAGTACGAATGTAGACATGACAGCGATGTGTGATGTTGCGTTTCTACTACTTACTTTCTTCATGTTGGCTACACAATTTAAGCCCGATGAGCCTGTAACGGTTGTTACCCCGAATTCAATTTCGGAAATTCCGATACCTGATAATGACATCATGCTGATCACAGTAGACCCTGATGGTCGTGTATTCTTTACGATCGATAATAAGCTTGTACGTAAAGAACTGATAGAGAAGCTTGATGAGCAGAAAGGATTAAACCTAACGGAACAAGAAAAAACCAATTTCGCAATTGGTGCTTCTATAGGTGTGCCTTTCAATAAATTGAAAGCTTATCTAGGATCGGACGGTAACCAGCAAACTGAAATAGACAAAGTAACTGCTGGTATCCCTACAGATACTACCAATTACTCTGACAGAAATGAGCTGGCGTTATGGATCAAAGAAGCTAGATATTCAAATCCTAAATTGCGTATCACTATCAAGGCAGACGGTAAAGCGGCTTACCCTGATATCGCAAAAGTGATCAATACACTTAAAGGATGGAAGATATTTAAATTCAACTTGATCACAGGTCTAAAAGCTGTGCCTGAAGGGTCTGCAGCTTATAGAAAGCAGCAAGGCGAGGGCTAG
- a CDS encoding MotA/TolQ/ExbB proton channel family protein: MADVKTAAKKPQGSKAGAPKKANDLMKNFLVIVLLITIAELIFHVIFGSASNFKDAEMHTPANLMGTMYQGGWVVPILMSTFLVLLYFVIERGLTVFKAKGKVNGGEFVRRVQYHLANKNIDAAKAECDKQAGSVGNVMRNGLNKYEEMIKDTELETEQKIASIQKEIEEATALELPILEKNMVFLSTIASVATLIGLFGTVLGMIRAFSAMAEAGAPDGAALAAGISEALINTALGIGTSAIAIIAYNFYTTIIDNITFGIDESGFTLTQNFASNYK, from the coding sequence ATGGCAGATGTTAAAACAGCCGCAAAGAAACCTCAAGGTTCAAAAGCAGGTGCACCTAAGAAGGCGAACGATTTGATGAAGAACTTTTTAGTGATTGTACTTCTAATAACAATAGCAGAGCTTATTTTCCATGTTATCTTCGGAAGTGCATCTAACTTTAAAGATGCAGAAATGCACACACCAGCAAACCTTATGGGTACTATGTATCAAGGTGGATGGGTTGTACCTATATTGATGTCAACTTTCTTAGTATTGTTGTATTTCGTTATTGAGCGTGGTTTGACCGTGTTCAAAGCAAAAGGAAAAGTAAATGGTGGTGAGTTTGTACGTAGAGTACAATACCATCTTGCAAATAAAAACATCGATGCTGCAAAAGCTGAGTGCGATAAGCAAGCAGGTTCTGTAGGTAATGTAATGCGTAACGGTCTTAACAAGTATGAAGAGATGATCAAGGATACTGAGCTGGAAACAGAGCAAAAAATTGCTAGTATCCAAAAAGAGATCGAAGAAGCTACAGCGCTTGAGTTACCAATTTTGGAGAAGAACATGGTATTCTTATCTACAATTGCATCAGTAGCAACACTTATCGGTCTATTCGGTACGGTATTGGGTATGATCCGTGCATTCTCGGCAATGGCAGAAGCAGGTGCTCCAGATGGTGCTGCACTAGCTGCAGGTATCTCTGAGGCACTTATTAATACTGCATTAGGTATTGGTACTTCAGCTATCGCAATTATTGCATATAACTTCTACACTACTATTATAGATAACATCACATTTGGTATTGACGAAAGTGGTTTCACTTTAACTCAAAACTTCGCATCTAACTATAAGTAA
- a CDS encoding biopolymer transporter ExbD gives MAEMEVADKGGKKGPGVKKSKKLSTRVDLTPMVDLGFLLITFFMFTTTLSKPKTMQINMPFDDEKIEEDDQTKIKESTALTVLLSKKHRVYYYEGMGTDPETAPDVQVTNFDPNDGIRKVIIDKQEKVEKLRRQGQLGEKDKTTILIKPDSTSTYEDMVNILDEMAINDVRVYAIVDITDVDREFISATEQGAGE, from the coding sequence ATGGCAGAAATGGAAGTCGCCGATAAGGGCGGGAAGAAAGGTCCTGGGGTCAAAAAGTCGAAAAAGCTGTCTACGCGTGTTGACTTAACACCGATGGTGGATTTAGGTTTCTTGTTGATCACGTTCTTTATGTTTACGACAACGTTGTCTAAACCAAAGACGATGCAGATCAACATGCCGTTTGACGATGAGAAGATTGAAGAAGACGACCAAACTAAGATCAAAGAAAGTACAGCCTTAACAGTTTTGTTAAGTAAGAAACATAGAGTGTATTACTACGAGGGAATGGGAACAGACCCTGAAACTGCACCGGATGTTCAGGTGACTAACTTTGATCCTAATGATGGTATCAGAAAGGTAATTATTGATAAACAAGAGAAAGTAGAAAAACTAAGACGTCAAGGACAACTGGGCGAAAAAGATAAAACTACTATTCTTATCAAACCTGACAGTACCAGTACTTATGAAGACATGGTAAACATACTTGACGAAATGGCTATCAATGACGTTAGGGTATATGCTATTGTTGACATTACTGATGTAGATAGGGAGTTTATCAGCGCTACCGAGCAAGGGGCTGGAGAATAA